The Mercenaria mercenaria strain notata chromosome 10, MADL_Memer_1, whole genome shotgun sequence genome contains a region encoding:
- the LOC128559750 gene encoding uncharacterized protein LOC128559750 produces the protein MPAYSNIIALFCLATVVYSQRATSSSCVYTMDNVLEKIVKIGIKVEEIEKRLNAIEAQQTGTLQVLKTPKVAFRTQLSSNLGTVSSGSTVKFDQVDLNLGSAYSDGVFTAPYNGTYIFSMVLGNPKGKPGAFFMKKDGVGIQYAIAGHTTSWNIGGVTTVAELVIGDRVWVEGEGNVSGAYPTARYHTGFSGILVNAY, from the exons ATGCCGGCTTATTCGAACATTATCGCTTTATTTTGTTTGGCGACAGTTGTTTATTCGCAAAGGGCTACATCATCATCATGCGTTTATACCATGGACAACGTGTTAGAGAAGATTGTCAAGATTGGGATAAAGGTAGAGGAGATAGAGAAAAGACTGAATGCAATAGAGGCTCAACAGACTG GAACTCTTCAAGTCCTCAAAACTCCAAAGGTTGCTTTTAGAACCCAGCTGAGCTCTAATCTCGGGACTGTATCATCTGGTTCCACAGTAAAGTTTGATCAGGTTGACCTTAACCTTGGCAGTGCATATAGTGATGGTGTCTTTACCGCACCGTATAACGGCACGTATATATTTTCGATGGTACTGGGAAATCCTAAAGGAAAGCCTGGTGCCTTCTTCATGAAGAAAGATGGCGTTGGAATTCAGTATGCAATTGCTGGGCACACGACTAGTTGGAATATCGGCGGTGTCACCACAGTAGCTGAACTTGTTATCGGTGACCGAGTGTGGGTTGAAGGTGAAGGAAATGTGTCTGGTGCTTATCCCACCGCCAGATACCACACTGGATTCTCTGGCATTCTTGTAAATGCGTACTGA
- the LOC128546300 gene encoding uncharacterized protein LOC128546300, with translation MASQCVYTMEDVLEKIIKIGTKVEEIEKRLNAIEAQQTGNCPIVKTPKVAFRTQLSSNLGTVSSGSTVKFDQVDLNLGNAYNDGVFTAPYSGTYIFSMVLGNPAGKPGAFFMKKDGVGIIYAIAGHTTGWNIGGVTTVAELVTGDRVWVEGGGHVSGAYPTARYHTGFSGILVNAY, from the exons ATGGCTTCACAATGCGTTTATACCATGGAGGACGTTTTAGAGAAGATTATCAAGATAGGGACAAAGGTTGAGGAGATAGAGAAAAGACTGAATGCAATAGAGGCTCAACAGACTG GAAATTGTCCAATCGTCAAAACTCCGAAGGTTGCCTTTAGAACCCAACTGAGTTCTAATCTCGGAACTGTATCATCTGGTTCCACAGTAAAGTTTGATCAGGTTGACCTTAACCTTGGCAATGCATATAATGACGGCGTCTTTACCGCACCGTATAGCGGCACGTATATATTTTCGATGGTACTTGGAAACCCTGCGGGAAAGCCTGGAGCCTTCTTCATGAAGAAAGACGGCGTTGGAATCATATATGCTATAGCTGGGCACACGACAGGATGGAATATCGGCGGTGTCACCACAGTTGCTGAACTCGTTACCGGTGACCGAGTGTGGGTTGAAGGTGGAGGACATGTGTCTGGCGCTTATCCCACAGCCAGATACCACACTGGGTTCTCTGGCATTCTTGTAAATGCATACTGA